ACAGAAGAACCTCATGCTCTTTTTCAGAACACGTTACTTTacgttttccagaaaaaaactcTTAGAGCCCAAAGCATGAGACTGTTAACGTCTTCCACTCCGCTTCAGCTCCACGGCGGGAAGAAGGACCTCCTCACCTGGCTCCCGATGCCGCGGGAATGACGGTGGTGTGCGACTGCGGCGGGGAGGCGTCCTGGTGCTGCGCCGCGTACGTGACGCTCACTATCCGAGGCACGGGGGACGCGGACGCTGCAGTCTTGCCTCCCTTCGCGGGACTGTGGTGGACCAGGGTCCTCCCCCCGCCCCGCAGGATCCCGGGGGTCTTGGACAGCTCGGCGGAGGTGAGCAGGCTCTCCGAGGAGGGGGACACGCGCTCGTACGACTTGTCGGCGGTGGGGCTCAGCAGCTCCTCGCCGCCTGGGTCGGATTTGTCGTCGTCGATCACCACAATGTTTTTTGGCATCTCTTTGAATTGGTAGACGAGCCGCTGTCCCTCCACCTTCGCCAGGATACCTCTTTGGTAGTAATACCTGGGCAAAGGAAAGGGTTCTTCGAGTCAATGTCAGACTAATTTCCAAGTCGTTTCAAATAATTAAAGCAAAATTAACTGGCTTGTGATTTTGGGATTGCAGGAATCAAAAATCTCATGCAAAACCTTCTATTCCACTTCTGAAAACAATCTGAATTACAAAGTAAAACTAAGCCATTAACTTGTCATTTTTAAGCTTTCTACCAATTTACACAAACCTCACCACACCTGCAACAGTTCTACTGCAAAGCGAGCGTAACTCTGTAAATTTGACTGCTGTACCTATTCATACACATTGCAGTGCTGTTGCTTAATACCATAAGATTAAGATTAAAGATCTAGAGGCTGACATTATAAAGAGgtttattcaaaacaaaaaaaagtttgcaaTAGATCCATATCCTTTTTTTCACCTATATgtaaacagcagcagcagctaagCAACTACCAGCtgctatatcaccctgtaactcacacctggcaacgcattgaagctcagcaggtgtgagcctggtcagtacctggatgggagatctaaTGTGATAGCTAATGTGATAGCTAAGGTTACTgcttgaagaggtgttagtaggaccaatagggggcgctcaccctgacagggacactatactgtaaaaaggcgccgtccttcggatgagacgtaaaaccaatgTCTTggatctctgtggtcattaaaaatcccagggcatttctcaaaaagagcagagtatcctggccaaatgtccccctggtcttttccaatcatggcctcctaataatccctatctatgaattggcttcatcactctgttctcctccccactgatagctgatgtgtggtgagtgtactggtgcactttggctgatgTCATCTCATCTAGATTGGTGctacactttgagtggagtggccagaaaaacgctatttaagtgtaaggattaATATTTAACAGTAATTTTCTAGAATTTCCTCAGTATGTAATAATATACCATTTAAAAAGCAGTTTTCACTGTTAAAAACATTCTTAACAGCTGCACACAAAATCTCAACCTAAGATTTGCAAACTGGCTAAATTACAACATAAAATGAAAGTACAACTACAACAATTGTCAGCGAATAAAAAACTGAAGGTGTGGGAATAGACTGGGACTCTGGTCACACTGATCTCTATGGCAAATGTGCTTTGAGTAACCAAGTGATGTTGCTAAAATGGCAGACCAGCATTAGAGTGACGTTCAAAACGTGATCCAAAAGGTTAAACACGAATCAAGTGACCAACAAGTTTTCTTTTTGTCACAGAATGAAGTTTGAACAATATCACTGGTGATAGGCGTGTGCTTCTTCTAGAAGATCCAGAGAATTCAGCAACTGAGAGCATCAATCCAGTAGCCAAGCAGTGATTTAACATCAGAAAACCAATTCACTAATCCAGAAGAAACAAGACAAAAGTGGAATGGACACATTATACTGCAAAAGCATTCTGTAGTTAATGTCTTTAGGCTATTTTGTTATTGACTGTTCCTTGTGAAATATgcattatttctgtatttaaaaatgttggcAGTCTgagaatgacattttaaaaaggggACTGGAGCAATGTACTTCTATTTCATTTAGTCTTTTCAAGCTACTAGCTTCAATTTCAGCTTTCAAAACTTTTGGAACTCATGAAGAAAATGAGTCTTGTGAGACTTTGTAAAAGCATGAGATGAGTGATTCTTATGCTTGGGCTGTTCTGTGCTTTTGGACACACATCTGCACAGAGGAACTGTCCCTCAGTAACCACTGACAAGTGCTTTTTTGGTCCTTACCTCAGTGCTCTGCCCATTGTCTCATAGTTCATGTCgggtttgtttttgtgtttgcccCACAGTTTGGACACAGCCTTGGAGTCCACCAGCTTGAAGATGCCCTTCTCTCTCTGGGTCCATTTGATGTACCTGGGGCAGGTATTCTTATCCTGGAGAAGATCCAGCAAGAACTCCCACAAATAGGTGGTATTACCTGTAAACAGTGCCAGAAAGAAACTTACAGACACATTGTCAAGACTAGTAGGGAGGCAACATCAATCAAAATCATGACAGATTACAATAAACTTCCACACAGTATTAAATTACAAGAAAttattcaaacaaaacaaatagcATTTCCCTAATATTTGCTAATTTTGTTCTGTGCTCTCCTTCATTCTGTGTGCTGTAAATTACCTTTGCCTTCTCTGGGTTTTTTCTTTATACCCAAATCAGGAGACCCATTGGAAACAGCTGCCTGATGAGTCTTTGGCTTTCTCCCTGctaaagagaagagaaaagcagaaaaaaaatcagttttaccaAAAATCATGCACTTTATTGATTACAGTTACATAGAAATTAAAATCTGGAATGAAACCACAAAACTTTATAGAGACTATCAGATCTCAGAAATTCATTAAGATGTGGTTTTTCTAGCAACCGGATAGAAACAAAGGGTTTAAGGAGATTATTTTGGAAGGGGGTGTCTTTCTTCCAGTTCAAAACAATAGGTTAGAATTGTAGAGAAATTGTAGTCACTAATAACGTCTCGAAATTATTAGAACCTGCATCACATTACAAGGAAAGGGTTATTAAATCCAGTGTCAAAGTTCTACACATATAAGTAACAAGGAGGGCTGAAAGACAGCCAAAAATATCCCATTCAGACAACTTCTTAGAATACAGTCAACTTCAAATCTCTTTTTGCCATCATCTTATTTCTTTTGAGCTGAAGTAAAACAAGACAGTCTTGCCTTAAGGTGTTTCAAACTCAGTGCCAAAATTTCTAAACTACAGCCTTAGAGCAAAGAGCTGTTAAAATCTGGAATAAGTTGTGCTTATTCAGGCTACCACTTCTGGTAGTGGTCTTATATTACTCACCAGAGCAATTTACTTACACAAGGGTAATGGCAAGTAAGTTAAATACTAGGTCAAATTCATTCGTTCAtacctttccttttctttgtaGGCTCACTTTCTGGAGTTTCCATGACAGCACAGACCTCCATTGGCTCGGGATCTTCAGTGGACACCTCAACCACAGTCTCCGTGATGACATCCGGCCTCATGGCAGCGTGGATGAACTCGGGTGTCGTCACGCAAGGAGGCACAAACACCTCCACTGAAGAGACACATGCATCCCATTCAGCACAAACCTTCCAGCGTATTCCTACCTTATTCCTCCCCTGAGCACGCGGCACGACACAAGTCACAAGATACGCACTTTATTTAGAAATGAccaaaaaataatacatctaCAGCCCACGTAATATCCCTGAGAGCTAAAGACTTGGTACAGAGCAGTTTCACATGAATATAGTAGGTGCACCTCACCTACCAATCACTCTGATGCCACGTAAGTTTCGCAGCACTTTGGAACTTTATTGGAGGAACTGAGGTAGGAAATACTTCATAAATCATTACAGAAACAATATATTCTGTATCACACCTATCTGTATATCACAAGTTCTATATGTACCACCAATTCAGGTTACCCTGAATTACCCACAGATGGCATATATTTACCTAAACGAGATAACAGTTGGTTTCAGATGTGCCTCAACTTTGACAATCGTCTTACATCATCTGCATGCTAAATGGAGTGATCTAAGTTTGCTTAGGTCAATTTATAATATTTACTGTGGAGCGTGTCAAGCCTGCTGAAGCTTAGAAAACACTTAATGATCTCCCAGCTacgaaaagcattttaaattgtatattgtgAACATTCTCGGCTCTCAAATTGGCATTTAAGATGCACTCAGGGTGAGCTTACAAGAGTTAACACCCATTTCGGCACATAGATGGTCTCCTTGAACAATCCCCAACCTCCATGCTAGCATCAGCCTGAAAGATGGTTATTTCATGACCTCTGCCTCAGAGGCTTACTTTAAAATAACTCTACCCGGTGTCTCAATAGGAATGTGTCAGTATCATACAGCATTAACCATACAAAAGACGTCACAAATACCTaaaccagttttaaaaaaactattcttAAAACGTAACATAATAGAAATCCGTTTATGAACTAACCTACGTGAGTAGTGAACACAGCATTCTCTTGACAGAATATCAGACTGAGGAGCAAGGTGGGTAAACAATATGAACCAAAAAAGCATTCTGGTTTGTTTCTATATTTCCTTGTCATTGTTTACTTGTTTTAATACATTATGCGTGTTTATCTTTACTCTGTTACTTTAGGTAATGAGCTCTACTGATTTCTGGTCATTATTTTAACAGGGAAAAATAAAGGTTATCGGCTTTCATTGATGAATAGTTAATAAAACTGTTATTCTGCTTAACTGCATTTATTTTACACAGACAAGAAAACTGCTCCAGGAAGTTAAATTTAAGGCACAGGTTTTTACACAGGCACCACCAATTAGCTATATGGAAAGTGCCCTCCAGATCTGTTCATACCCCTGatgaaacaggaacaaaaacatcatgaaaaaaatgaattacaaaTTGGATAATGCATAAACAATTGCTTAAACCAATTCCAAAACTCCTATATTGTAAGCATaataacactgcacagagaaaAGTTATATTTGTCATAACTGAATTATAAAGAACATGAGGGTCATATTTATGCACACCACTGAATACtcctttaaataaatattcctTTAAATAAATTTCTTATAACACTATGCTCTTTGAAAGTTAATAGAATCATCTGAAACTACACAGAGGtctcaaaaagtttccccattTACTTGGAGCATATAATGAGGTAATGCACAGAAGGCAATCTGTAGTAGCACTGACCATTATGGATAAGGTCAAACAACTCTCTGAAGAATGCAGACAATTGGTCACTGACGTCCACAAGAAGGGGGCTGGCTAACCGTAAAAGGCTGAATCTCTAGTGCAGTGTCCCTTATTGGTCCCAATCTAGCCAGGAAAAGAATGCAATTGTTTCTCGTCACCACAGGCTGTGGGACAAGTGTTTCTTAAAGCAGCAGTTGGAAGTCTCCAATACACACTGGCATCTTTAGAGTCCAAAACTAAAAACGTAACTTTGCTCTGCGCAATACTATTACAGTATGACATTATCCAACCTCTACATCTttgttatataatatataaaatatagtatTTAGTTCCAATTTCACTGGGGGTATAAATAAATCCGTAAACTCTGAGCACTCATTTCtaaatttattttccttaaaaaaacaccttaTAGAGGACATATAAAATTTGTCAATTTATATGAATTATGCAAAATCATGTTCGacaaaataagcaaaataaaagcCTATGACAGCACATTAAGTGATACTGAGGATCTGAAACTTTGTTCAAGACTGCGTTCCAAGCCTTTCCACGTCCTAAAATGCTGTTACATGCATtctcaatattttataaaacaagcTGAAAGGACCACAAAATACTTAGACCTGCTCAGTGCATAACCGTTCTGCCTGCGGCAGGTTTAGAAGAAGTGTCTCCGGTGGAGGCTCACCTGGGCTGCGGTCCCCCCGCAGGCTGGTGGGAGAGTCCATGTGGAGCAGGGCTTCGGCCGCCTCGATGGTCTTGTCGGAGCAGTGGACATTGCTGCCATGCACCGACGCTTCCACTGCGAAAGAAATAAGGTGGACTTCAAGAAAAGCACCAGCGGGACAATCCTTGATgtaaagagagagacaggaaccACCGATGCCTTTTAGCGTCACAGGTTGTCTTCTGGTTCGATTTTCATGAAGGGTTATTTGCAAGGCTTCCTTTACACATCGCCGATCAAAAGTTTCCATTAACGTATGTAAAGACAAAACAATTCAAGCAGCTTTTACAGGATTAAATTGAAAACGCCGCTTTCCATCTGCGGCTTTCCAACTCCAATCTAGGGAATAGCAGCAAGCAGGCCAAAAACCACAAGAGGGCAGAACAGCTATTTAAATACTATGTCACGCCTTCTCTGTGCACTTTAAAAGTAATTGGTGAAAGCAATCTAATTTTGTTTAGTAAAGATGTGAATCAAGGAATAAGAATTTACTAAACacagtatatagaaatatatatagaAAACAAACGCCAATCTATACCCATTTATCACTGTCTCTTCAAACTCAAAataaaactctttcaaattTTTCATGTTGACATAGATTTGGATCTGTAGCAATGGACCATGCCGTAGCTACTAAAATCACCTAACGTCTACTACTCATTTGGGTAAAAATGTGGTCAAAACCAACAGACTACAGACTGGAAAATCATCAGATTgaacaaggcaagatacactgTGTAATGGAAACCCCAAGCTGATAGCTTGCACACCAAATGCATGAGAGACCCAGTTTGCAGACTTTCCATGAATGTTCACGTTCAACACGCAGGATGAAAATAACCAAAGCGAGGAAGAATTGCTCAAGTTAATTCAATAAGAGAAGGAATTTTAGCACTTGAATGATTACTTGTAATCATGATTACTTTATGTTGAAAAACCTTATTGCACCACGAGCTCCCATGGGTAAAGCTGTTGGCCGAGCAAATCATTTATCCCCCTTTGCACTGCCTCCCCATTTAGAAGTGAAAAGAACTGACACACTACCATGTTACGAGAGCGTTTTGCATACTGCTAGGAAAACTCAACTATTAATTATGTATTTAataggcatttttttttcccaaatgaaGCCACCACCTAACCTACAGAAAGAGCTCTATATACAACACACTGACGTGCTCTCAGGCTTCCTCCAGCATTTCTAACCTCGCTGACACCACACCACCTGTTGTCTTCCATCGCCACGTCCACAGCCCTGCTCTGGCCATGTTTGGCCATGAGCAGTGGGTGCCTGAGAGGGGCTATCTTTAGGTGATCCTACGTGTTCAGTCCCCAGTGCCAATGTGCTGAAGAGGACCTGACCTACACACTTGCTACACATTTTAACAGGGAGAACCACGAAGCTGGGCGGCAGTAAAACCGCTCGTACACAGTGAAGAGCTTCAGGAAAGCAACACAATGACAAAGGGAATATTTCTTAGAAAGCTGGCAACAGGCATTACTAATGTCTTGTTTAGAAAGGAGTGGCTTCATAACGACTATCAAGATACAAAATAGTGCTGAATATATGATTAAGTTTAAAAGAACAGACAACAGAAATGGGTTTATTAAATATCAACTGCATTTTATTCTACAAAAAAGGATAAAAGTCACAAAAGGTAGAATAGTTAACTATTGTACACTTATGAAGTTTTAGCCTTGTACATCCATTTTAGTATGATCTTATGATATGGATAAGTAACGAAATACACAAAACCAGTAACCAAAGGAAAGTCTGTATAAACTTTGAAACAGGCAAACGTATATAGATCTATTACACTTTTGATTTTAAAGTCacaagtattttttaataaggTATAGTACTTCAGTGATGACATATTGATGAAAGGTTtaaaatttcagttttattatgGAAATCaagcagaagcagcaggaaaAGAAGACAGGACTGCTCTGATGTTCTTCATCTGAAGCACTTAATTCACAAAAACGGTCACAAAAGTGATTGGGTCGTCTGCGGAAACCGTTGACTGACTTCgggcacaaaaaataaaatgcaaaatgcagttttaaaaaacGAGTCATTAGACACCACCTCACTCTACCCCAATCACACCTACGTTGTCGTTTCAACTCATGAATGGCAGAAGTAACTGAAGAACGTGCCACGATTAAAGGAGCAGGAAACTAAGGCTACTCTAAGCGTGTTAAAAAACTGCAAGAGCCACTGGAGACTCTTTAACTGCTGGAAGTGGAAAAAGATAGAAAAAAGATAACGCTCTAAAAATAGGTACCGTGTAAACATTGATCTAGTGCGGCTTTAAAAATTCAAAGGACAGCTTCTCTGTAACAGGTTATTGGACATTGTAAGTCAATAATATTTACACAGCGTATAACGATGTTTTTGTCAACTATCCTAAAAATGTGCATGTAAAAAACAGCTGTACTAAAACTCTTCATTAGAATAACATCAATGTAAAGCCAAAAGAAAATATACGATGGAGAACAGTTGCATAAATAGTCTTCAATCTCTAAAAATTGGGTAATTAAAACGGTACTATTTAATTGCATCCTGTATAGCGGTTCTGCAAAAAGTAGTGCTGTCCCTTCTGACTTCCGTGTTTACACTCTTTCCCTCCAGTTCCCTCCGCAGACGCTCTCGCAGCGACCTGTCTATCATCCCCCGCCCAGACTCCCATTGGCCAGCCGGCGCTTCCCCGCCTCTCACACCACGCACAGCTATTGGGTCTGTGGCGGATTTCGAACATCTCTCACAGCCGATTGGTCGGACGGTCCTGTCAGTCACAAAATACAGTGTCCGCACGGATCTCAGTGCTTCCGCCATCaaataatcagaaaaaaagaaaatcctaaaaTAAGTCATTCGACTTATAAAAAAACTGCGCGCAtactaataaaatgaaaactccTAATATCCAATCCCCGTTTtctaataaaacaacaaaacctcCTACTTTGCAGTGCGCACAGGTCACGCATTTTCTtatgaaattaaatttagaaTTGTACATctaaattacataaaatataccaaaataGTTTTAGACGTGAACTATCTGTCGAGCTCTatcatttttgtaaaaagaaTTAGACCTATCAAATGAGAACCTGAGCATGCAGTTAGGTCTTGTAATTCCACCGTTACAGAATTTgtattctaagaaaaaaaacacaacccgGTAATTTAATCCCTCAGAATGTTCAAAACTATAAGAAAAGGGCAATGGCACTCTTATTACACATTTTACGATGACatatagcaaaaaaaacaacattaaaaaagaaaaaagattagAAGTGCACGTCCTTCCGAGTCAGACAGCGTGGCAAAGACGTAGGAAAGACAACAATCTTGCACACTTCCTGGTTTCCCAGCAACTCACAACAACCATCATTAAAATCCACAGAAAGCAGACGAAATACACCTCAAATTAAACTGTATGCAATGCAACAGAAAATCCTGTCACATCTGCATTTAGctgagctgctgtgcattttagaATAAAGTACTTTTTTCAGCCCCCGAAACAGGAAAAGCAGAGAACGCCATGCAGGTTGCTAACCAAGGTGATCACTTCCTGATCTGCCCTCCATTACTTTACAAAACAACTTAACAAATCTGGATTTACGGACCAGGCTGGAAAGCGCGGAAAACGAAATCAAGCAGCGACGCGACGGAAGGAAAAGTTTGCAAGGCTTTACCGGCTCTGATAAGCAGATCGAGCTGGTTAGCGGGTCCCTCATGCAGTGAAGTCGCCATGTTCTCCGGAGCTGCAGATTCACATTGACTTGCATTGAAGAGAGGCGCAGCTAAGATCACTCCGCCAGCACAGGAAATCGCCTCAAATTCAGCCAAACACACAACCTACTGGAGCAACCGCGATTCTTCCGCGCCGAACACAGGAAATCCTCTACGTGCTGCTGTCAGCTTCAAGAGCACAAGGACAGCCTGCAGTCACTTGCTCAGAAGATTTTGGATGTTTAGAACGCTATGATGCCCCATGTTGTTTTCCCCATAATCATAAATCCTTTAATCTACGACGCTTGCCTAACCGTAAACATTAACTGAACTTTACATAAAAGATGTCATCAGATTTGTATTCTTGAATTATTTACACACCAGAAATGCTTTTGTTCTTTCGTTTGCTCGATGCGTTACTTCAGCTGCCGAGATCACTGCAGAGCAAGTTGATTACTTTCAGTTAAAAGATCCTGAACGTTTCTCACGAGCGACATATCATCCGTAGACAAAAGCAGCAGCGAAGTCGCGACATAGATTTCCTGATTTATTTCACATGTGTGTGAGAGGCCGGCAGGAGTTTCCATTTAATTCCCACACAGTTATACTGTTTACAATTTAGTAACATTCTTCTGCCCCGACAGCCGCAAGGAGCACGCGAGCTGCTCAATGTGTCTCTGCGCTAAACAGGTCAAATTCAGTAGCCTGAAGGCTTAAGGAAATTGTAAGTTTACAGTACTCGGGAATAAGAGCGAGTTTGCTGTAGCAACACGATCGTTGCTATCgcttaaaacaaaactaaaacaaagaaattacACGCTTTACACTGGTTCGCTTTTATTGTTGGTTTCAATACACAATCGCTTGACACTACTATAATCACTCTCGAATATACATTTTTGAACGCCAGTTTTCTGTAACAAATTATATATATCCCACACTTTCTGTACTATAGATTGAGGCAAAAACAGGTGACAGAAAATCACTATTAGTACAACAGTTACTATTACAAAGGAGCCAGTTTTGCTATGATAACATCTGTAAGATTATGTTTGAAAGCTTTTCAATCAGAATCCTCTCTAAAAGGTTACCAATTGCAAACACTAACAGTTAAGTGTATGAAAACGTAATATCATTGTACTtaccttttatatttttcaagaacgtttgaaaagttttaaaattctgctgtttatattaaaattatatttttatttttacaactaGGAATACAACAGTGCCATATCTCGCGAATTATGAACACTGTCGCAGATTATTTTCAAAACCAAGACAAAATTCGTTTCTTTCCCCACATTGCTGTGTCACCAAGCAACTAATAGCAAAGATAACATTCCATTTTAAAGAGGTGTAAACACCACTGGCTCTCAGATAATTACATTGTGACAGCTTCATATATACTTCAAAAGTATTTacataaattactgtatgtaaaagtaTGACAGTTTTTCACTGAAGCTTCCcaccaaatacattttaaagattttttatgACTGCTAAAATCAGCTGGGTTTTCctgttaaattacattttcatgtaAATTTCACTTCAATAAATTCATTAACACCAGATGTGTATTTGATAGGCCGATATTTTACAATATTGCTAACTCCGATTCATAGAGAATGTTGTATAGACCATGTCCCACAGTCTCTTCAGTTTCACACCCCATTACTGAATCAGAAGTACCAGTTAAGCTTCAGAGATCTGGCACTACTAAATCAGCTGGTCAGGACAGTATTGAACTATTTTATTTAGAAGAAAACAACTTTAATTTAGGATCTTTTCACTGACTTCACTTTTAAAATAGACTAAATTCCAACACGCTCAAAGCCCTTCTTCttcctcttttcaaaaggtATATTAAGTCCGACATTGACTGCTGTGGACTTTTATCCATTTTCCTTGGCATTTATAGACCCCGTTTAGGTAATAATTATATTGGTAAACTTCAAATTAGCCTGCACAATACCTTCGGTATATCTTCTAAAAGGCTACATATGAGGTTATACAACATTCATTCCGTATGTTTTAGGTTATCATTTGTATTTGGTGCAGGAGTATGGTTATTATGAAACTTATGTGCCTATTATATCTTTTGGAACTATGGGTATCAAGGGTTTTGAATGTTATAACATCTCAAAAAGCCTctatgaaaacaatattaaattaatctgcAGGTATATAAAGCCTAATTCAAATAAATCATTACCATTGCATTTAGTCAGATGTGCAGTATGGCTTTCGCTCTGAGCATGGATATGTTACATCAGCTTCTAATGGTACGAATGATATGATACTGGATCTCAACAAAAATTACACTTGCAAAGCTATCTTCATAGACTGCTGATCACTCAAGTCTTATGAAAAAGCTGCAAAATTGGCTTTCATATAAACATTTGCATTCGCAGTTTAATGTTGTCAAAATTGGCTGTGTGGGACTGCTGGCACTTACTGGTTGTCTTACAATTTAACTAGCAGTACCTTTTATCAAATTGAACCTTCCAAAAGCAAGACGGAATTTGAAAATGACAGTGCATTTAAAGTCGAGAACAGcagacacttctttacccaaatggTTGTGGAAGTGTGGAACTACCTAAGcagccatgtttttgaagccTTTTAAGAAATGTCTAAATGAGTTTAGCAGATCATTTAATTACTACTAAATCTGCTCGATTGGCACATTTGTAACCTTTGTTATGTTCTTAActtacattttgggataccaGTCATTTCATTTTGCTGCTACTAACAACTGGAATAAGTTACAAAGTAAGCTGAAACTATCTAGCCTTGCATCTCAgggtattttcatatttttatcttctttcattactttgttttctgtattgCCGTAATTGAGACATCAACTGATTTATCTagttaaaaaagaattaaacaaAAAGAGCTCAAGCACGAAAACAAGCCAAAAATGTAAGTTTAAACATGAACATTTGCTGAGATACACAGTACACCCTTTTGTAAGGGCAGTGTG
Above is a genomic segment from Lepisosteus oculatus isolate fLepOcu1 chromosome 1, fLepOcu1.hap2, whole genome shotgun sequence containing:
- the elf2a gene encoding ETS-related transcription factor Elf-2a isoform X5, which gives rise to MATSLHEGPANQLDLLIRAVEASVHGSNVHCSDKTIEAAEALLHMDSPTSLRGDRSPVEVFVPPCVTTPEFIHAAMRPDVITETVVEVSTEDPEPMEVCAVMETPESEPTKKRKAGRKPKTHQAAVSNGSPDLGIKKKPREGKGNTTYLWEFLLDLLQDKNTCPRYIKWTQREKGIFKLVDSKAVSKLWGKHKNKPDMNYETMGRALRYYYQRGILAKVEGQRLVYQFKEMPKNIVVIDDDKSDPGGEELLSPTADKSYERVSPSSESLLTSAELSKTPGILRGGGRTLVHHSPAKGGKTAASASPVPRIVSVTYAAQHQDASPPQSHTTVIPAASGASRTVRVAMQVPVVMTTSLGQKISTMAVQSAGSSVLTNTSPSTASAPKVVIQTIPTMMPATAENGDKITVQLAKIITIPATQLAQCQLNTKSGLPGTSNINLVGTPLAVRALTPVSVAPGTPVVRLAMPAQHHQQTSQAASHTPARVVSAIIRRPEVKQECALQATVKSEAHPHPIGETTAVDSVTVKSEEAEC
- the elf2a gene encoding ETS-related transcription factor Elf-2a isoform X4, translating into MTSVVVVDGGGPVVEYVSAMENPQQEEVQGEEYPAVIVEQVPSARLEQCYAAQVLVYDDETYLMQDVAEEQEIETEIVESVEASVHGSNVHCSDKTIEAAEALLHMDSPTSLRGDRSPVEVFVPPCVTTPEFIHAAMRPDVITETVVEVSTEDPEPMEVCAVMETPESEPTKKRKAGRKPKTHQAAVSNGSPDLGIKKKPREGKGNTTYLWEFLLDLLQDKNTCPRYIKWTQREKGIFKLVDSKAVSKLWGKHKNKPDMNYETMGRALRYYYQRGILAKVEGQRLVYQFKEMPKNIVVIDDDKSDPGGEELLSPTADKSYERVSPSSESLLTSAELSKTPGILRGGGRTLVHHSPAKGGKTAASASPVPRIVSVTYAAQHQDASPPQSHTTVIPAASGASRTVRVAMQVPVVMTTSLGQKISTMAVQSAGSSVLTNTSPSTASAPKVVIQTIPTMMPATAENGDKITVQLAKIITIPATQLAQCQLNTKSGLPGTSNINLVGTPLAVRALTPVSVAPGTPVVRLAMPAQHHQQTSQAASHTPARVVSAIIRRPEVKQECALQATVKSEAHPHPIGETTAVDSVTVKSEEAEC
- the elf2a gene encoding ETS-related transcription factor Elf-2a isoform X1, which codes for MTSVVVVDGGGPVVEYVSAMENPQQVTEHQKYVEEEVQGEEYPAVIVEQVPSARLEQCYAAQVLVYDDETYLMQDVAEEQEIETEIVESVEASVHGSNVHCSDKTIEAAEALLHMDSPTSLRGDRSPVEVFVPPCVTTPEFIHAAMRPDVITETVVEVSTEDPEPMEVCAVMETPESEPTKKRKAGRKPKTHQAAVSNGSPDLGIKKKPREGKGNTTYLWEFLLDLLQDKNTCPRYIKWTQREKGIFKLVDSKAVSKLWGKHKNKPDMNYETMGRALRYYYQRGILAKVEGQRLVYQFKEMPKNIVVIDDDKSDPGGEELLSPTADKSYERVSPSSESLLTSAELSKTPGILRGGGRTLVHHSPAKGGKTAASASPVPRIVSVTYAAQHQDASPPQSHTTVIPAASGASRTVRVAMQVPVVMTTSLGQKISTMAVQSAGSSVLTNTSPSTASAPKVVIQTIPTMMPATAENGDKITVQLAKIITIPATQLAQCQLNTKSGLPGTSNINLVGTPLAVRALTPVSVAPGTPVVRLAMPAQHHQQTSQAASHTPARVVSAIIRRPEVKQECALQATVKSEAHPHPIGETTAVDSVTVKSEEAEC
- the elf2a gene encoding ETS-related transcription factor Elf-2a isoform X2 — translated: MTSVVVVDGGGPVVEYVSAMENPQQVTEHQKYVEEEVQGEEYPAVIVEQVPSARLEQCYAAQVLVYDDETYLMQDVAEEQEIETEIVESVEASVHGSNVHCSDKTIEAAEALLHMDSPTSLRGDRSPVEVFVPPCVTTPEFIHAAMRPDVITETVVEVSTEDPEPMEVCAVMETPESEPTKKRKAGRKPKTHQAAVSNGSPDLGIKKKPREGKGNTTYLWEFLLDLLQDKNTCPRYIKWTQREKGIFKLVDSKAVSKLWGKHKNKPDMNYETMGRALRYYYQRGILAKVEGQRLVYQFKEMPKNIVVIDDDKSDPGGEELLSPTADKSYERVSPSSESLLTSAELSKTPGILRGGGRTLVHHSPAKGGKTAASASPVPRIVSVTYAAQHQDASPPQSHTTVIPAASGARTVRVAMQVPVVMTTSLGQKISTMAVQSAGSSVLTNTSPSTASAPKVVIQTIPTMMPATAENGDKITVQLAKIITIPATQLAQCQLNTKSGLPGTSNINLVGTPLAVRALTPVSVAPGTPVVRLAMPAQHHQQTSQAASHTPARVVSAIIRRPEVKQECALQATVKSEAHPHPIGETTAVDSVTVKSEEAEC